Proteins encoded in a region of the Candidatus Auribacterota bacterium genome:
- a CDS encoding beta-ketoacyl-ACP synthase II encodes MITGLGPVSPVGIGKEAFWDSLVHGRSGITEVTRFDASSYPSRIAGEVKGFSPGEFMTKKTASSAARFAQLSVAAARLAFDDARIQLNGTDPYRIGVCMGSSSLGIGDVGEKHIPLFFQKGLRTISPLTCVEYTAHMATSYVPIELAIKGPITTISSGCSTAIDGVNWAWNQISKGSADMVIVGASDAPIFPFTFATFCAVRVLSKRNNDPAKASRPYDAERDGMVLSEGGAAVVLEELTHAQDRGATIYGEILGFASVSEAGQSVTVEMSGKSIAEAIARALKNANLNPCDIDYINAHGNSMIDYDISETNGFKLALGEYAYRIPISSIKSMTGQSLAPAPGLQLIASCLTLVDNVIPPTINYEHPDSRCDLDYVPNSARCNRVTTILMNSHSVGGTHSVLIIGKPRAL; translated from the coding sequence GTGATCACCGGCCTCGGCCCCGTGTCTCCGGTGGGCATTGGCAAGGAGGCGTTCTGGGATTCCCTTGTCCATGGCCGGTCGGGGATCACGGAGGTGACGCGATTTGATGCCTCGTCATATCCGAGCAGGATCGCCGGTGAGGTTAAGGGTTTTTCCCCTGGGGAATTCATGACCAAGAAGACAGCCTCTTCCGCCGCACGTTTTGCACAGCTGTCGGTGGCGGCGGCCAGGCTCGCGTTTGATGATGCTCGCATACAGCTCAACGGTACCGATCCGTACCGGATTGGTGTATGTATGGGTTCCTCTTCTCTCGGGATAGGAGATGTTGGTGAGAAACACATACCTCTTTTTTTCCAAAAGGGATTAAGAACCATTAGCCCCCTCACCTGTGTTGAGTACACAGCCCACATGGCAACGTCGTATGTTCCCATTGAATTAGCCATAAAGGGCCCTATCACTACCATCTCATCGGGCTGCTCCACGGCGATTGATGGGGTTAACTGGGCGTGGAATCAGATCAGTAAAGGAAGTGCCGACATGGTCATCGTTGGAGCTTCTGACGCGCCGATTTTTCCCTTCACTTTTGCCACATTTTGCGCTGTGAGAGTTCTTTCAAAGCGCAATAATGATCCTGCAAAAGCATCGAGACCGTATGATGCTGAAAGAGATGGAATGGTGCTCAGCGAGGGAGGTGCGGCGGTCGTCCTCGAAGAATTAACTCATGCACAAGATAGGGGAGCGACGATATATGGAGAGATACTCGGGTTCGCATCAGTTTCAGAAGCGGGCCAGTCGGTGACTGTCGAAATGTCCGGGAAGAGCATCGCAGAAGCGATTGCGCGTGCGCTCAAAAATGCGAATCTCAATCCGTGCGATATAGATTACATCAATGCCCATGGCAACTCGATGATAGACTACGATATAAGCGAGACAAACGGCTTCAAGTTGGCGTTGGGTGAGTATGCCTACCGAATTCCGATCAGCTCCATTAAGTCTATGACGGGACAATCCCTTGCGCCCGCCCCGGGTCTCCAGCTTATAGCGTCATGCCTTACTCTTGTCGATAATGTTATCCCCCCCACGATAAATTACGAACATCCTGACTCCCGATGCGACCTGGATTATGTTCCCAATAGCGCGAGATGTAATAGGGTCACTACAATTCTCATGAATTCCCACAGCGTGGGTGGTACGCATTCAGTTCTCATCATAGGAAAACCAAGAGCTCTATAG
- a CDS encoding radical SAM protein, giving the protein MPDNGLANLAGALTQTGHQTLILDYGTVDTMRRLYPARLSRKAALFCERVFGDSNGDYKPTYRDMLFLKYLDWNLIRHQRREVHNIAQEICHKIRDFRPDFVGFKLWTGDGYSGSAQIAHAIKKTFPALPLIAGGPHVDIFRQLVIEKNGAFDVLTYAEGEETIVKLAECLEVKRSLKGIPNLIYRDNGAVETTEPKWIAKLDDLPYPSYDHGIYPSLEDDQKMKIVTVDESRGCFCGCYFCPHPNKSGKKLRMKTPERFVDEIEHLMNAYSFSAFRYAGSATPTLFAKRIADLIIQKQLGIDYSMFGNILMSRGEHFAALEASGCRAIFFGLESGSEEILKAGIGKRFTVSDARKVLRESRESGIFTIASIIFPAPFESEKSRHETVALLKSVLPDSVIVTFPIVTPTTAWAEDPKKFGFRITDKYWIENNMDYKIKWLFPPRFWNVLPYTLNGRKFRAYTRMTSDFSRALRKEGFLVGMSDDLLLMADRAGFRGRERYFMNHIMGIFFSGDWEKAHDLNKKINNAVTRKPLREYIYATQQKQ; this is encoded by the coding sequence GCTGCCCTCTTCTGCGAGAGGGTGTTTGGTGATTCCAACGGTGATTACAAGCCCACCTACAGGGATATGCTGTTCCTGAAATATCTGGATTGGAATCTGATCAGGCATCAGCGCAGAGAAGTACACAATATAGCGCAGGAGATATGCCATAAAATCAGAGATTTCAGGCCCGACTTCGTCGGATTCAAGCTCTGGACAGGAGATGGGTATTCCGGCAGTGCTCAAATTGCACACGCCATAAAGAAGACATTCCCTGCCCTTCCCCTCATTGCAGGGGGGCCCCACGTGGATATATTCAGGCAACTCGTCATCGAGAAGAATGGTGCCTTCGATGTGCTTACCTATGCCGAGGGGGAAGAGACGATAGTAAAGCTGGCCGAATGCCTAGAGGTAAAACGCTCGCTCAAAGGGATTCCCAATTTGATCTACAGGGATAATGGTGCTGTAGAAACTACCGAGCCGAAATGGATTGCGAAGCTCGACGACTTGCCTTATCCGAGTTACGACCACGGCATCTATCCGTCCCTGGAAGATGATCAGAAAATGAAGATCGTTACCGTGGATGAGTCCAGGGGCTGTTTCTGCGGGTGTTACTTCTGTCCGCACCCCAATAAGAGCGGCAAAAAGCTTCGGATGAAGACCCCCGAAAGGTTCGTTGATGAAATTGAACACCTGATGAATGCCTATTCGTTTAGCGCTTTTCGTTACGCGGGTTCAGCCACACCCACATTGTTTGCAAAGAGAATAGCAGATCTGATTATTCAGAAGCAGCTCGGTATAGACTATTCAATGTTCGGCAATATACTCATGTCGAGGGGCGAGCATTTCGCGGCCCTGGAGGCTTCAGGGTGCCGCGCTATATTTTTTGGTCTGGAATCCGGGAGCGAAGAAATTCTCAAAGCGGGCATAGGGAAGAGATTTACGGTCAGTGACGCCAGAAAGGTTCTGAGGGAGAGCAGGGAGAGCGGCATCTTTACAATAGCGAGCATTATTTTCCCGGCTCCCTTTGAGAGCGAGAAATCCAGACATGAAACAGTGGCGTTGCTTAAGTCCGTCCTGCCCGATTCTGTTATCGTGACGTTCCCCATAGTGACGCCGACAACTGCATGGGCGGAGGACCCCAAGAAATTTGGCTTCAGGATTACTGACAAATACTGGATTGAAAATAATATGGACTACAAGATCAAGTGGCTGTTCCCTCCACGATTCTGGAACGTGCTCCCCTACACATTGAATGGGAGGAAATTCAGGGCATATACACGGATGACGTCTGATTTCTCGCGTGCATTGAGAAAGGAGGGATTTCTGGTGGGCATGTCTGACGACCTCCTTTTGATGGCGGATCGTGCAGGGTTTAGAGGGAGAGAGCGATATTTTATGAACCACATCATGGGCATATTTTTCTCCGGCGATTGGGAGAAGGCACATGACCTCAATAAGAAGATTAATAACGCTGTGACCAGGAAGCCGTTGCGGGAATATATCTATGCAACTCAGCAGAAACAATAA